Proteins encoded within one genomic window of Ottowia sp. SB7-C50:
- the rimO gene encoding 30S ribosomal protein S12 methylthiotransferase RimO, producing MSETHTSAPRIGFVSLGCPKALTDSELILTQLAAEGYQTSKTFDGADLVIVNTCGFIDDAVKESLDTIGEALKENGKVIVTGCLGAKTIAPSAEEASAGAQNGSENLVKHLHPAVLAVTGPHATQEVMDAVHQHLPKPHDPFIDLVPGAFGEAGLKLTPRHYAYLKISEGCNHRCTFCIIPSMRGDLVSRPIGDVLKEARALFEGGVKELLVISQDTSAYGVDVKYRTGFWDGRPVKTRMLELVQALAELAAPHGAWVRLHYVYPYPSVDEVIPLMAEGKVLPYLDVPFQHSHPDVLRRMKRPASGEKNLERIARWREMCPDLVIRSTFIAGFPGETEAEFEHLLDFMREARIDRAGCFAYSPVEGATANDLPGMLPPDEREARRARFMQVAEEVSTAKLRERVGATMQVLVDSAPAMGRKGGVGRSYADAPEIDGVVHLLPPEKASKTLKVGEFTRARIVATQGHDLVGVAV from the coding sequence ATGAGCGAAACCCACACGTCCGCGCCCCGCATCGGCTTTGTATCGCTGGGCTGCCCCAAGGCGCTGACGGACTCCGAACTGATCCTGACGCAACTGGCGGCCGAGGGTTACCAGACCAGCAAGACCTTCGATGGCGCTGACCTGGTCATCGTCAACACCTGCGGCTTCATCGACGACGCGGTGAAGGAAAGCCTGGACACCATCGGCGAGGCGCTGAAGGAAAACGGCAAGGTGATTGTGACCGGCTGCCTTGGTGCAAAAACAATAGCGCCATCCGCAGAAGAGGCAAGCGCAGGCGCCCAAAATGGTTCTGAAAACCTGGTCAAGCACCTGCACCCTGCGGTGCTGGCCGTGACCGGCCCGCACGCCACGCAGGAGGTGATGGACGCCGTGCACCAGCACCTGCCCAAGCCGCACGATCCGTTCATCGACCTGGTGCCCGGCGCGTTCGGCGAAGCGGGCCTGAAGCTGACGCCGCGCCACTACGCCTACCTGAAGATCAGCGAGGGCTGCAACCACCGTTGCACCTTCTGCATCATTCCGTCGATGCGCGGCGACCTGGTCAGCCGCCCCATTGGCGACGTGCTGAAGGAAGCGCGCGCGCTGTTCGAAGGCGGCGTGAAGGAACTGCTGGTCATCAGCCAGGACACGTCGGCCTACGGCGTCGATGTGAAGTACCGCACCGGATTCTGGGACGGCCGCCCCGTCAAGACGCGCATGCTGGAACTGGTGCAGGCGCTGGCCGAGCTGGCCGCGCCGCACGGCGCCTGGGTGCGCTTGCATTACGTCTATCCATACCCAAGTGTGGACGAAGTCATCCCGCTGATGGCCGAAGGCAAGGTGCTGCCGTACCTCGATGTGCCCTTCCAGCACAGCCACCCCGACGTTCTGCGCCGCATGAAGCGCCCGGCCAGCGGCGAGAAGAACCTGGAGCGCATCGCGCGCTGGCGCGAGATGTGCCCGGATCTGGTGATCCGATCCACCTTCATCGCCGGATTTCCTGGCGAGACCGAAGCCGAATTCGAGCACCTGCTCGACTTCATGCGCGAAGCGCGCATCGACCGTGCCGGCTGCTTTGCCTACAGCCCCGTGGAAGGCGCCACCGCCAACGACCTGCCCGGCATGCTGCCGCCCGACGAGCGCGAGGCGCGCCGCGCGCGCTTCATGCAGGTGGCCGAAGAAGTTTCGACCGCCAAGCTGCGCGAACGCGTGGGCGCCACCATGCAGGTGCTGGTGGATTCAGCGCCCGCCATGGGCCGCAAGGGTGGCGTGGGGCGCAGTTACGCCGACGCGCCCGAGATCGATGGCGTGGTGCATCTGCTGCCGCCCGAAAAGGCCAGCAAGACGCTGAAAGTCGGCGAGTTCACCAGGGCCCGCATTGTCGCAACCCAAGGGCACGACCTGGTGGGCGTGGCGGTTTGA